The following are from one region of the Gossypium hirsutum isolate 1008001.06 chromosome D03, Gossypium_hirsutum_v2.1, whole genome shotgun sequence genome:
- the LOC107949501 gene encoding uncharacterized protein isoform X5, with protein MKCRSMACIWSGTPPVHRVTATAALNHPPTLYTGGSDGSILWWNLSNSDSHSEIRPIAMLCGHAAPIADLAICCPIVVSGEQSMDYSSNVAFNSSFDNGGALLSACTDSMLCVWSRSSGHCRRRRKLPPWVGSPSIIRTLPWNPRYACVGCCFIDAAHLTDHQLMESAEGGEISMDKESQNRKPPKCTVVIVDTYTLTIVQTVFHGNLSIGPLKFMDVVSSVDDGEIHCSLLADSFGKLQLFPLTKDFHQGSEGETRLQKSSKQEIEAWEDGLVEAGQVVSIATCRTTVATVLKDRSIFRLLDGAITIGVILFMNNVLCVEDDHGQSHVVGAMFLESKNYGNAQITGVTHESEIFLVWNNIGSAVLYAISYLDNTFNYEPLCEIPAMSFPLGARLSFSFVHLSQILLRVESVCFTIEDSFQWKPRVTIWSLQQRCDRGKLFDECKMLGQGISFLGWTPTAGLDHKSESLGGFNTKLTSIQSSVSVSETVDSIHVDDSCYSVPKGQIVSSSMVISENLYAPSAIVYGFSSGQIQVVWFNLFRGLDSPAGSPRLEVDSHISKQNFAGHTGAILCLAAHRMMGAAKGWSFSQVLVSGSMDCTIRVWDLDSGNLVTVMHQHVGPVRQIILPPARTERPWSDCFLSVGEDSCVALTSLETLRVERMFPGHPDYPAKLVWDGARGYIACLCRHHSRVSDAIDVLYIWDVKTGSRERVLRGTASHSMFDHFCKEISVTSISGSSLSGNTSVSSLLLPIHEDGNLSQHRLNNSESGVSLSKMTGSSTLLANNSKLNSGKAPFDSRTRKQPIKCFCPYPGIATLSFDLAALIDPCQKRKRISKNGDGRENSYIKEHLSETFSPRHLNSDDGFNTDQSSTDAIEEHDWIKSLEEYLVRFSLSFLHLWDVDCGLDDLLIADMKLKRPNGFIVSSGLQGDKGSLTLTFPGFTSSLELWKSSSEFCAMRSLTMVSLAQHMISLSHPSSSASSALAAFYTRNFADKYPDIKPPLLQLLVSFWQDESEHVRMAARSLFHCAASRAIPAPLCSQQATKHAKLLRSLTGIEESENEISRKEETIVGLSSECLLETEGTSQVEKAKLLGWLESYEIQDWISCVGGTSQDAMTSHIIVAAALVIWYPSLVKPSLATLVVQPLVKLVMAMNEKYSSTAAELLAEGMESTWKACIGTEIPRLISDIFFQIECVSGPSANSAGENPAVPASIHETLVGTLLPSLAVADILGFLTVIESQIWSTASDSPVHLESLATLIRVVRSSPRSLVQCLDKVSITCSKFTGG; from the exons ATGAAGTGCCGATCCATGGCGTGTATATGGTCAGGCACGCCTCCGGTCCATCGTGTCACAGCCACAGCCGCTCTCAACCACCCTCCGACTCTCTACACTGGCGGATCCGATGGCTCCATCCTCTGGTGGAACCTCTCCAATTCAGATTCCCACTCG GAAATTCGACCAATTGCTATGTTGTGCGGTCATGCTGCACCAATAGCTGATCTCGCCATTTGCTGTCCCATTGTAGTATCTGGAGAACAAAGCATGGACTATTCAAGTAATGTTGCTTTCAACTCTAGCTTTGATAATGGGGGTGCCTTACTAAGTGCTTGTACTGACAGTATGTTGTGCGTCTGGAGCAGAAGTAGTGGCCACTGCAGGCGTAGAAGAAAACTGCCACCTTGGGTGGGCAGCCCATCGATTATTCGTACATTGCCTTGGAATCCAAGATATGCTTGTGTAGGCTGTTGCTTTATTGATGCTGCACATTTAACTGACCACCAGTTGATGGAATCTGCCGAAGGGGGTGAGATTTCAATGGATAAAGAATCTCAGAACAGGAAGCCTCCTAAGTGTACTGTTGTTATTGTTGATACGTATACTCTTACTATTGTACAAACCGTTTTTCATGGGAATTTGTCCATTGGGCCTTTGAAGTTTATGGATGTTGTTTCTTCAGTTGATGATGGAGAAATACATTGTTCACTCTTGGCTGACTCCTTTGGTAAGCTACAATTGTTTCCTTTGACAAAGGACTTTCATCAAGGTAGTGAGGGTGAGACTAGGTTGCAGAAATCTTCTAAGCAAGAAATAGAGGCATGGGAAGATGGCCTTGTTGAGGCTGGACAAGTAGTGTCAATTGCAACGTGTAGGACTACTGTTGCTACTGTTTTAAAAGATCGATCTATATTTAGGCTGTTGGACGGTGCCATTACAATAGGAGTGATTCTTTTCATGAACAATGTCCTTTGTGTTGAAGATGATCATGGTCAGTCACATGTTGTAGGGGCTATGTTTCTTGAAAGTAAAAATTATGGGAATGCACAAATTACTGGTGTAACCCATGAATCTGAAATTTTTTTAGTGTGGAATAATATAGGATCTGCAGTTTTGTATGCAATATCATATTTAGATAACACATTCAATTATGAGCCTCTTTGTGAAATCCCTGCCATGTCATTTCCCCTGGGTGCAAGGTTGTCGTTTTCTTTTGTCCACTTGAGCCAAATacttcttcgggttgaatcagttTGCTTCACTATTGAAGACTCATTTCAATGGAAACCACGTGTTACAATCTGGTCACTTCAGCAGAGATGTGATCGTGGCAAACTCTTTGATGAATGCAAAATGCTTGGACAAGGCATTTCGTTTCTTGGCTGGACTCCGACTGCTGGTTTAGATCATAAAAGCGAATCTTTGGGTGGATTCAATACCAAATTAACATCTATTCAGAGCTCTGTTTCCGTCTCAGAAACTGTCGATAGCATACATGTAGATGATAGTTGTTATTCTGTCCCAAAGGGACAAATTGTATCTTCTTCCATGGTTATTTCTGAAAATCTTTATGCTCCTTCTGCGATTGTATATGGCTTCTCTAGTGGTCAAATCCAAGttgtgtggttcaatttgtttagGGGGCTTGATTCTCCAGCTGGAAGTCCACGCCTTGAGGTAGACTCTCATATATCCAAACAAAACTTTGCTGGGCATACGGGTGCTATACTATGTCTGGCAGCACATCGGATGATGGGTGCTGCAAAAGGATGGAGTTTTAGTCAGGTTTTAGTTTCTGGAAGCATGGATTGCACTATTCGTGTATGGGATCTTGATTCTGGTAATCTTGTTACAGTCATGCACCAACATGTTGGTCCTGTGCGCCAAATCATTCTACCCCCTGCTCGAACTGAACGCCCTTGGAGTGATTGCTTTCTCTCTGTCGGAGAGGACTCTTGTGTTGCTCTTACTTCACTTGAGACATTAAGGGTGGAGAGAATGTTTCCTGGACATCCTGACTATCCTGCAAAACTTGTTTGGGATGGTGCAAGAGGTTATATTGCATGTCTCTGCCGGCACCATTCCAGAGTTTCTGATGCCATTGATGTTCTATACATATGGGATGTGAAGACCGGCTCCAGAGAAAGGGTCCTTCGTGGGACTGCTTCACATTCGATGTTTGATCATTTCTGCAAAGAAATTAGCGTGACTTCCATTTCAGGTTCATCACTGAGTGGAAATACCTCAGTTTCATCATTACTTCTTCCAATACATGAGGATGGGAACTTATCTCAGCACAGGTTAAATAATTCAGAAAGTGGGGTTTCTTTGTCAAAAATGACTGGGTCTAGTACTTTGCTAGCAAATAATAGTAAACTGAATTCTGGAAAGGCACCATTTGATTCTCGAACTAGAAAGCAACCCATTAAATGCTTTTGCCCATATCCTGGAATTGCTACCCTGAGTTTTGATCTTGCAGCATTGATTGATCCTTGTCAGAAGCGCAAGCGTATATCAAAGAATGGTGATGGGCGAGAGAATAGCTATATAAAGGAACATTTGAGTGAGACATTTAGTCCCCGTCATTTAAATTCGGATGATGGCTTTAACACTGATCAGAGTTCGACAGATGCCATAGAAGAGCATGACTGGATCAAGTCACTTGAAGAATATCTTGTTCGATTTAGTTTGTCCTTTTTGCATTTATGGGATGTGGATTGTGGTCTAGATGACTTATTAATAGCTGACATGAAGCTGAAAAGACCAAATGGTTTTATAGTATCTTCTGGCTTGCAAGGTGATAAAGGGTCTTTGACACTGACATTTCCTGGTTTTACATCAAGTCTTGAG CTTTGGAAATCATCGTCAGAGTTTTGTGCTATGAGGTCACTGACAATGGTTTCTCTTGCCCAACACATGATTAGCTTGTCCCATCCAAGTTCATCTGCCAGCAG TGCCTTGGCTGCATTCTATACTAGGAATTTCGCTGACAAATATCCAGACATAAAGCCTCCTTTACTCCAG CTTTTGGTGAGTTTTTGGcaagatgaaagtgaacatgtacgTATGGCAGCACGGTCTTTATTTCATTGTGCTGCATCACGAGCTATTCCAGCCCCACTCTGTAGTCAACAAGCAACTAAGCATGCAAAGCTTCTGAGATCTCTGACTGGAATTGAAGAAAGCGAAAATGAAATttcaagaaaagaagaaactATAGTTGGGCTGAGTTCTGAATGTTTGTTGGAAACAGAGGGGACTTCTCAGGTTGAGAAAGCTAAACTGCTTGGATGGCTAGAATCTTATGAAATCCAAGACTGGATTTCTTGTGTTGGGGGAACAAGTCAAGATGCTATGACATCTCACATCATTGTTGCTGCAGCATTGGTAATATGGTACCCTAGCCTTGTGAAGCCAAGTCTTGCCACACTGGTTGTTCAACCATTGGTGAAGTTGGTTATGgcaatgaatgaaaaatatagcTCCACTGCTGCAGAGCTACTTGCAGAAGGAATGGAGAGTACATGGAAGGCATGCATTGGCACTGAGATACCACGTTTGATTAGTGACATATTCTTTCAAATTGAGTGTGTAAGTGGTCCTTCAGCCAACTCAGCTGGTGAAAATCCAGCTGTACCAGCATCGATCCATGAGACATTAGTTGGGACCCTTCTTCCAAGTCTAGCAGTGGCTGATATTCTTGGGTTTTTAACTGTAATAGAAAGCCAAATTTGGTCTACTGCATCTGATTCACCTGTCCACCTAGAATCTCTCGCAACTCTCATTAGGGTTGTGCGTAGTtccccaagaagcttggttcagTGCCTTGATAAGGTTAGCATAACCTGCTCCAA ATTCACAGGTGGTTAA